In Gemmatimonadaceae bacterium, the genomic stretch CGGCGGCGCGAGCAGGCCCGTCAACGCGGAAATGCCGGCCAGCATCGCGACGAACACGGAAATGGCGCGTCCACCGAGGCGCCCGACATCGGCCGACGCGCGACTCCGCGTCACCCCAACGATCAGGAGCGACACGACCAGCGGGATGACCGTCATGCGGATGGCGTTCACCCACAGCGTGCCGATCGGGTCGGCCAGCGCCAACACCACGCCCGCGACCGACGTGCCGAGGGCGTGCAGCGCCGCACCGACGCCGAATCCGATGCCGAGTGACAGCACGGCCCGCAGTCCTTCACGCCCCGAGCGTGGAGCCTCCGACTGCGGGTTGGGAGTGGTCACGTGCGCCGATGTCCGCGATAAGGGCGCGTGAAGCTAGCGCCGCCGCGCGCCACCGTCGACCGTACGTACTGCACCGACGAGCGCCGGCGGACTGAGTTCGATGACGAGGGCGGCGCTCGAGCCCCCGACCGAGCCCCTTCAGCCTGCTCGGCTGTGTCGCTCGACCGGGCGACACTCGCGCGAGCCTTGTTGTTTCGTGCTATCGAAAGCCGGCGACGAAACCGACCCGCCAGGAGTAGAGGCGCGTCTGGCTCTCGATGGGCGTGATCAAGGGCGTCTGACCCGGCCGGTCCTGAATGCTGTCTTCGCGCAGGTACTGCCCGCGACCACCGTTGTGGTAGCGAACGCCGATGTCGAGCCCGGCCTCGCGCCGCGAGCCTAGCGGGATGTAGACCCCGGCGCCTCCGGTCGTCGCGAAGATGAAGTCGTCGAAGTTGTTGGTCTCGGCGAAGCTCTGGTTGTCGGAACTCGACCCGGAGACGGATGACTCGGTGAAGAAGTACGAGAACCCGACGCTCCCCGCAACGTACGGACGCACCGGCCCGCTGGGCGCGGTGAGCTGGGGGCCGGCCCCGAGGAAGACGATGTTGTTGGACGTTGTGACGTCGACCATGATGCGGCCGACCGTCGAGCTCAGAGGCGCGCGGATCGTCTCGCGGCCGTACTGCATCCAGCCGCCTTCGACACCTAACGAGAAAATGCCACGCCGATCGACCTTGTAGCGCGCAAAGCCGTCGAGGCCAAAGCCCTGGTCGACGTAGGTAGCGAACTCGCCAGTCGGGCGCCCATAGACGACGCTCACGCCACCAAACACCGGCGAACGACGAGGGCCGCCCTGCGCGTCCCGCTCGTCGCCTCCCACCCGAAATACCTGCGCCAACACGACCTGCGGCAGCGCAAATGCGCCCAGAGCCGCCCACCTGAACCACCGTGACATGCGAAACCCTCGAGTGTGTGACTGACGCCGAATCGGCGAGCGCCCGCAACGCAGGTTGTCCCGACCCTGGCAACTCTCCCAACGCCCCTGGCGATGTTGTACGCCGCGGAACTGCCCGGGTTTCACGGCCTGGAATCTGACCGCGCAGACGACTGGAATGGGGAACCAGATCATGTGTCGCCTCCGCGGCGAGCGTGGCCCCCGTTTGGTGCTCGTCGTCGCTCAGGGCACACGCGGGGCGCAGCAGTTCAACAAGATCCCCGTCGTCGAGAGGCGCGTCCCCCAACCGTGCATGTGCCGGCTGGTGAGCCAGAGGGCGAAGTTCCACGCCCGAGCCGCAGACGCGGAGAGTCGACGCGGCCTCCATAGATTCCACGAAGATGCGC encodes the following:
- a CDS encoding outer membrane beta-barrel protein translates to MSRWFRWAALGAFALPQVVLAQVFRVGGDERDAQGGPRRSPVFGGVSVVYGRPTGEFATYVDQGFGLDGFARYKVDRRGIFSLGVEGGWMQYGRETIRAPLSSTVGRIMVDVTTSNNIVFLGAGPQLTAPSGPVRPYVAGSVGFSYFFTESSVSGSSSDNQSFAETNNFDDFIFATTGGAGVYIPLGSRREAGLDIGVRYHNGGRGQYLREDSIQDRPGQTPLITPIESQTRLYSWRVGFVAGFR